A part of Magnetococcales bacterium genomic DNA contains:
- a CDS encoding alkylphosphonate utilization protein produces the protein MSDTLPPCPQCQSTYTYADHNQLLCPECGHEWNPNATSSQNDEPVVTDAHGNPLQAGDMVSLIKDLKVKGSSSVVKVGTKVKINRLVEGDHNIDCKITGIGAMMLKSEFVKKA, from the coding sequence ATGAGCGACACACTTCCTCCCTGTCCCCAGTGCCAATCGACCTACACCTATGCCGATCACAACCAACTGCTTTGTCCAGAATGCGGGCACGAGTGGAACCCGAATGCCACCTCATCCCAAAACGATGAACCCGTGGTGACGGATGCCCACGGAAACCCCCTGCAGGCCGGCGACATGGTCAGCCTGATCAAAGATCTGAAGGTGAAAGGTTCTTCTTCCGTGGTCAAAGTTGGCACCAAGGTCAAAATCAACCGTCTTGTTGAGGGCGACCATAATATTGACTGCAAAATAACCGGCATTGGGGCAATGATGCTCAAGTCGGAATTCGTCAAAAAAGCCTGA
- a CDS encoding PAS domain-containing protein gives MEAKHFVRWLWLSLLLINLMMAGLTTFTLWSSWYTYVESSKIATQNLALMLDREIVNLIASVDLSLLSMADDYAKQPAPDALPVTQWHEQRQRQQAILPILSDLGAANARGEVIWGQIANDTAHTNVSNQDAFMTHRDHPDAGLMISSPFLAKETRKWMLVLSRRLNEADGKFAGIITATVPLERLYENFAALKLGQNGSIAWRDGHLRLIVRYPTLPNDVQTNPARISDDFKAALAQDATQGSYRAGATSIDGVRRHHSYRRNQKYAFYINVGLSEEEYFAAWHDELRWTCGVAGLFMLVTTAMAVWLMRGWQWSQRAIRQQAEAEIALRAALDQAKRLTDALDHTPSYIYIKNKDHQYVYANTYTLKLFGCSAESLIGSDDSRFFPPAAVKRIWEVDNRVLEQGTPTQMEIEVAPETPDWCVYWELKQPLRDSNGNIWGLCGVSTDITDRKLIENALKHSEQTYHALFDNMLNGFALHEIIVDDAGQPQNYRFLEVNQAFTKMTGLHPAQVIGHTILEIMPRTESFWIETYGQVALSRQPTRFQHYSQETNKHFEVFAYSPRKREFATIFEDISERKLAEATILHEKYIQETLARLARKFLASKQVAIEEIVQHVLDASLSVTDSQSGYVYEIDQQTCLPVNRAITPNMVPAHEQRIQSAVSQSGPGSRKGVADHGQPLLSNTPLGGSGLIDTPDAHHSLNRFLAVPIINGNRLVAQIVVINGMRDYTRDDAVALERIGSLLAIVLERVKLERQLRHAGKLEAIGTLSAGIAHDFNNILGVILGYTELALHSVSEQDRIHGFLQEIFTASVRAKALVDQLLTFSRKSESPRQPVLLPVLVREVIKFFRASVPSTIAIEARIDSDDMMVHGNADQIHQLLMNLCTNARQAIPHDQGMIRISLERIQVATGGSEINLAEGEYAQLQVQDTGTGMSSEILDHIFDPFFTTKEVGKGTGLGLSVVHGIVTNHGGTIRVTSTPGTGSLFWVYLPLLSRHTQMDWVVDDTTALHQGAGTLLVVDDEPQLLLIYRELLSRLGYEVITENGAQEALRTFATNPERFSALITDYSMPQMTGVEMAHQVKAIRPDVPILLCTGLGSDTFQTEDQDTAIDVILHKPISIGHFSEVLDTLIKRGNTVKQKHM, from the coding sequence ATGGAAGCAAAGCATTTCGTTCGCTGGTTATGGCTTTCGTTATTATTGATCAACCTGATGATGGCAGGATTGACCACCTTCACACTTTGGTCGAGTTGGTACACCTACGTTGAAAGCTCCAAGATCGCCACACAAAATCTGGCGCTGATGCTGGATCGGGAAATTGTCAATTTGATCGCCAGCGTGGACCTTTCTCTCCTGTCGATGGCCGACGATTATGCCAAACAGCCTGCTCCCGATGCCTTGCCAGTAACCCAATGGCACGAACAACGCCAACGCCAACAGGCCATCCTACCCATTCTGTCCGACCTGGGGGCCGCCAACGCCCGTGGAGAGGTCATCTGGGGACAAATCGCAAACGATACCGCACACACCAACGTCTCCAATCAGGACGCCTTCATGACCCATCGGGACCATCCCGATGCCGGTCTGATGATTTCATCACCATTCCTCGCCAAGGAAACACGAAAGTGGATGTTGGTGCTGTCGCGTCGTCTGAATGAGGCAGATGGAAAATTCGCTGGAATCATAACCGCCACCGTGCCTTTGGAACGGTTGTACGAAAACTTCGCCGCTTTGAAACTGGGACAAAACGGGTCGATTGCTTGGCGTGACGGTCATCTACGTCTGATCGTGCGCTATCCCACACTGCCGAATGACGTACAAACCAATCCGGCCCGCATCTCCGATGATTTCAAGGCCGCCTTGGCGCAAGATGCCACACAAGGCAGTTATCGGGCCGGCGCAACCAGCATTGACGGCGTGCGGCGTCATCACAGTTACCGGCGCAACCAGAAATACGCCTTTTATATCAATGTCGGTCTCTCCGAGGAGGAGTATTTTGCTGCATGGCACGATGAGTTGAGATGGACGTGCGGTGTCGCGGGCCTGTTCATGCTGGTGACCACCGCGATGGCTGTTTGGTTGATGCGCGGTTGGCAGTGGAGTCAACGCGCCATCAGGCAACAAGCCGAAGCAGAAATCGCCCTGCGGGCCGCCCTGGACCAGGCCAAACGCCTCACGGACGCCTTGGATCACACGCCTTCTTATATTTACATCAAAAACAAAGATCATCAATATGTGTACGCAAACACGTACACGCTAAAATTGTTTGGATGTTCCGCCGAATCGCTGATCGGCAGCGACGATTCACGCTTTTTCCCACCGGCGGCCGTAAAGCGCATATGGGAAGTGGACAACCGGGTGCTGGAACAAGGCACGCCCACGCAAATGGAGATCGAAGTCGCGCCAGAAACCCCAGACTGGTGTGTCTACTGGGAATTGAAGCAACCCCTCCGTGACAGCAATGGCAACATCTGGGGATTGTGCGGCGTGTCCACCGACATCACCGATCGCAAATTGATCGAAAATGCGCTCAAGCACAGCGAGCAGACCTATCACGCGTTGTTTGACAATATGCTCAACGGCTTTGCACTCCACGAGATCATTGTGGACGATGCCGGTCAACCGCAAAATTACCGATTTCTGGAGGTCAATCAGGCGTTCACGAAAATGACCGGCCTGCATCCCGCTCAAGTGATCGGACATACCATTCTAGAGATCATGCCCCGCACCGAGTCCTTCTGGATCGAAACCTATGGCCAGGTGGCCCTGAGTCGCCAACCAACCCGGTTTCAACACTACTCCCAAGAGACGAACAAACATTTCGAGGTCTTCGCCTACAGTCCCCGTAAACGCGAATTTGCAACCATTTTTGAAGACATCAGTGAACGCAAATTGGCAGAAGCCACCATACTGCATGAAAAATACATTCAGGAAACATTGGCACGCCTAGCCAGAAAATTCCTGGCCTCCAAACAGGTCGCCATCGAAGAGATCGTGCAACATGTCCTGGACGCCAGCCTGTCGGTGACCGACAGTCAAAGCGGTTATGTCTATGAAATCGATCAACAAACATGTCTACCGGTCAATCGCGCCATCACGCCAAACATGGTCCCCGCCCACGAACAACGCATACAATCGGCTGTTTCTCAATCCGGTCCCGGTTCACGGAAAGGGGTTGCCGATCATGGACAGCCCCTGTTGAGCAATACACCATTGGGAGGTTCTGGTCTCATCGACACTCCCGACGCCCACCATTCGCTCAACCGGTTTCTTGCGGTACCCATCATCAACGGCAATCGACTGGTTGCCCAGATCGTCGTGATCAACGGGATGCGGGACTACACCCGGGATGATGCCGTGGCCCTGGAGCGCATCGGCAGTCTGTTGGCGATCGTCCTGGAACGGGTCAAACTGGAACGGCAATTGCGCCATGCCGGGAAACTGGAGGCCATTGGCACTTTGAGCGCCGGTATCGCCCACGACTTCAACAACATACTGGGTGTCATCCTGGGTTATACGGAACTGGCTCTGCACAGTGTGTCGGAACAGGATCGGATACACGGCTTTCTTCAAGAAATTTTCACGGCCAGTGTCAGGGCCAAGGCGCTGGTGGATCAGCTCCTGACCTTCAGTCGCAAGAGCGAATCGCCACGTCAGCCTGTGCTGCTGCCCGTTCTGGTGCGAGAGGTGATCAAATTCTTCCGGGCCTCGGTGCCTTCCACCATCGCCATCGAAGCCAGGATTGACAGTGATGACATGATGGTCCATGGCAACGCGGATCAAATTCATCAACTCCTGATGAACCTGTGTACCAATGCCCGTCAGGCGATTCCCCATGATCAGGGGATGATTCGCATCTCCCTGGAACGGATCCAGGTGGCCACAGGGGGATCGGAAATCAATCTGGCAGAGGGGGAGTACGCGCAACTCCAGGTGCAAGATACCGGAACCGGCATGTCGTCGGAGATCCTGGATCACATCTTCGACCCCTTTTTCACCACCAAGGAGGTTGGAAAAGGGACCGGGTTGGGATTATCGGTGGTACATGGCATCGTGACCAACCATGGGGGAACCATCCGCGTGACCAGCACACCGGGAACAGGCAGTCTGTTCTGGGTCTATCTGCCCTTGCTGTCCAGGCACACGCAGATGGATTGGGTGGTGGATGACACGACTGCGCTCCACCAGGGGGCTGGCACCCTTTTGGTGGTCGATGACGAACCCCAACTGTTATTGATCTACCGGGAGTTGCTGTCACGCCTGGGATACGAGGTGATTACTGAAAACGGGGCACAGGAAGCCTTGCGTACCTTTGCCACCAATCCGGAGCGTTTTTCCGCCCTCATCACCGATTACTCCATGCCCCAAATGACGGGAGTTGAAATGGCCCACCAGGTCAAGGCAATACGCCCGGATGTGCCCATTCTGCTCTGCACCGGCCTGGGCAGCGACACCTTCCAGACCGAAGATCAAGACACCGCCATCGATGTCATCTTGCACAAACCGATCTCAATCGGGCACTTCTCAGAAGTTCTCGACACCTTGATAAAAAGGGGGAACACGGTAAAACAGAAACACATGTGA
- a CDS encoding bifunctional (p)ppGpp synthetase/guanosine-3',5'-bis(diphosphate) 3'-pyrophosphohydrolase, whose amino-acid sequence MHGCWSQEKYREALCFAAQAHLGQTLPGSQLPYGVHVVLVTMEVMSALAEEKHAAPDLAMQCALLHDVLEDTPTPFNTLAETFGLEVAQGVLALSKDPNLDKSLRMGDSLDRIQQQPEAIWMVKLADRIINLTPPLPSWWTPLKRVQYRDEANEILRRLAPASPFLANRLREKITHFDRLLP is encoded by the coding sequence ATGCATGGCTGCTGGTCCCAGGAAAAATATCGAGAGGCCTTGTGTTTCGCCGCCCAGGCGCATCTTGGGCAAACCCTGCCGGGCAGTCAACTGCCCTACGGGGTCCATGTAGTCCTGGTCACCATGGAGGTCATGAGCGCCCTGGCCGAGGAGAAACACGCCGCACCGGATCTTGCCATGCAGTGCGCCTTGCTGCATGACGTTCTGGAAGACACGCCGACCCCTTTCAACACGCTGGCCGAAACATTTGGCCTGGAAGTGGCCCAGGGGGTGTTGGCTCTTTCCAAGGATCCGAATTTGGACAAATCCTTGCGCATGGGCGACAGTCTGGACCGCATTCAACAGCAACCCGAGGCCATCTGGATGGTCAAACTGGCGGATCGAATCATCAATCTGACGCCTCCACTGCCGTCCTGGTGGACACCGTTGAAAAGGGTTCAATACCGGGATGAAGCCAACGAAATTCTGCGTCGCCTGGCCCCAGCCAGTCCATTCCTGGCCAATCGCCTGCGGGAGAAAATCACCCATTTTGACCGCTTGCTTCCATGA
- a CDS encoding LysR family transcriptional regulator — protein MSFCDTRLSVFYAVAKHLSFTRAAEELEQTQPAITFQIRQLEEHFNTRLFERHHNRVSLTEAGSRAFQYAGRILDLYRETEKKINVMTGHARGEFRLGATTTPGGYLVPGILCRYHDLFPGVKVRLSLHNTGMVLRKLEDVTIDIGMVEGPVNVDNVDVVPCMTDELVVIMPPHHPLATLPEISVTHLPKYPFISREEGSGTRAVIAEFLQRFGIHYGEMNINLEVGTTESIKSAVEAGIGFSIVSRMTLRKEKLLKLVEIRHFQEGVLSRPINLVIDKHRTTSKATDDFVRFVQSQCDDISGNKVAR, from the coding sequence ATGAGTTTCTGTGATACACGTCTGAGTGTGTTTTACGCCGTTGCCAAGCACTTGTCTTTCACCCGCGCTGCCGAAGAATTGGAACAGACACAACCGGCGATCACCTTTCAGATTCGTCAATTGGAGGAACATTTCAACACCAGATTGTTTGAACGGCATCATAATCGTGTCTCTTTGACGGAAGCCGGATCCCGTGCCTTTCAGTATGCGGGTCGGATCCTGGACCTGTATCGCGAGACGGAAAAAAAGATCAATGTGATGACCGGTCACGCACGAGGAGAATTCCGTCTGGGTGCCACCACCACCCCTGGCGGTTATCTGGTGCCAGGAATCTTATGTCGCTATCATGATCTGTTCCCAGGCGTCAAAGTCAGGCTGAGTCTTCACAATACCGGAATGGTCTTGCGCAAATTGGAAGACGTGACCATCGACATTGGCATGGTGGAAGGTCCGGTGAATGTGGACAATGTTGACGTTGTTCCATGCATGACCGATGAACTGGTTGTGATCATGCCCCCCCATCACCCCCTGGCCACCTTGCCGGAAATTTCCGTGACGCATCTGCCGAAATATCCCTTCATCTCCCGCGAGGAGGGATCCGGAACCCGCGCCGTGATTGCAGAATTTCTGCAACGCTTTGGCATCCATTATGGGGAAATGAACATCAACCTGGAGGTCGGCACCACGGAATCGATCAAAAGCGCCGTAGAGGCAGGCATCGGATTCAGCATTGTTTCCCGCATGACCTTGCGTAAAGAGAAATTATTGAAATTAGTCGAGATTCGCCATTTTCAGGAAGGGGTCTTGTCACGACCGATCAATCTTGTCATAGACAAACATCGGACGACATCAAAAGCGACTGACGATTTTGTCCGATTTGTGCAAAGTCAATGCGATGACATTTCAGGCAACAAGGTGGCGCGTTGA
- a CDS encoding CysB family HTH-type transcriptional regulator → MKFHQLKYLCEVARRGLNVTAASERLHTSQSGVSRQIQLLEEELGVEVFVRNGRRLVGVTESGQMILDIAKRILHDTENLRMVGREFSSESRGSLTIATTHTQARYVLPRVIPAFMQKYPNVRLRLHQGNPPHVVEMVASGQANLGIATEAIAECKELISFPCLEWQHVVVAPGGHPLSKESPIRIDSLACYPLITYDIGFAGRSKIDQAFQDHGLTTNIVLEAIDSDVIKTYVELGLGVGIVAEMAYDPARDKNLEAIHVGSLFGMNTTRIGIKKGTHVARYVIDFMEQVAPRKKRSEIEAVLQGHMESPLSRPSPREHSP, encoded by the coding sequence GTGAAATTTCATCAGCTCAAATATCTGTGCGAAGTGGCAAGACGCGGATTGAACGTGACCGCGGCATCAGAGCGTTTGCATACCTCCCAGTCCGGTGTATCACGGCAGATTCAGCTGCTTGAGGAGGAACTTGGCGTGGAGGTCTTTGTGCGCAACGGCAGACGACTGGTGGGAGTGACCGAGTCTGGCCAGATGATTCTCGACATCGCCAAGCGCATTCTCCACGACACGGAAAATCTGCGCATGGTGGGACGGGAATTCAGCTCCGAAAGCCGGGGCAGTCTGACCATCGCCACCACCCACACCCAGGCCCGTTATGTCCTGCCACGGGTGATTCCCGCGTTCATGCAGAAATATCCCAATGTCCGTCTGCGTCTGCATCAGGGCAATCCCCCCCATGTGGTGGAAATGGTGGCATCGGGACAAGCCAATCTGGGAATTGCCACGGAAGCGATTGCCGAATGCAAAGAGCTGATCAGTTTTCCCTGTCTGGAGTGGCAACATGTGGTGGTGGCGCCGGGTGGTCATCCCCTTTCCAAAGAATCACCGATCCGGATCGACTCTTTGGCCTGCTACCCACTCATCACTTACGATATCGGATTCGCCGGACGCAGCAAGATCGATCAGGCGTTCCAGGATCACGGACTGACCACCAACATCGTCCTGGAAGCCATCGACTCCGATGTGATCAAGACCTATGTGGAATTGGGATTGGGTGTGGGCATCGTGGCGGAAATGGCTTATGACCCGGCACGGGATAAAAATCTGGAGGCCATCCATGTGGGCAGTCTGTTCGGCATGAACACCACACGCATCGGGATCAAAAAAGGCACCCATGTTGCCCGTTATGTCATCGATTTCATGGAACAAGTCGCCCCCCGGAAAAAACGTTCAGAAATCGAAGCGGTGCTTCAGGGACATATGGAATCCCCATTAAGCCGCCCCTCGCCACGGGAGCATTCCCCCTGA